The DNA sequence CGCGACCATGCTGGGCTGCCTGCACGTACAACGTCGGCCCCGGATCGGCACCCCGATACGTGTGGACCGTCGTCGTCAGTTCCACGCCCGACGGCAGTCGAGCGAGCGTGACCTGGGCTGCCGTGTGCGTGCCGTCACTCATGGCCCGTCGTTCCACGGCCGGCGGTATGTACCTGCGGCCGCGAGCCGACGGCGACCCACACCCACCGCACCGGCGACCGCGACGCGAGACCACTATCGTTTTCAGTCGTCCCGTCGACCCCGACGTATGGGAGACGTTACTGCGACCCTGCACACGAACAAAGGCGATATCGAGGTCGAACTCTACGACGAACGCGCACCGCGCACCGTCGACAACTTCGTCGGTCTCGCGACCGGCGGCAAGACGTGGGAAGACCCCGAGACCGGCGAGGAAGTCGAAGGCGAGCCGCTGTACGACGACGTGGCCTTCCACCGCGTCATCGAGGGCTTCATGATTCAGGGCGGCGACCCGACCGAGACCGGTCGCGGCGGCCCCGGCTACGAGTTCGACGACGAGTTCCACGACGACCTGCGCCACGACGACGAGGGCATCCTGAGCATGGCCAACTCCGGGCCCGACACCAACGGCTCGCAGTTCTTCATCACGCTCGACGCCCAGCCCCA is a window from the Natrinema sp. HArc-T2 genome containing:
- a CDS encoding peptidylprolyl isomerase encodes the protein MGDVTATLHTNKGDIEVELYDERAPRTVDNFVGLATGGKTWEDPETGEEVEGEPLYDDVAFHRVIEGFMIQGGDPTETGRGGPGYEFDDEFHDDLRHDDEGILSMANSGPDTNGSQFFITLDAQPHLDGRHSVFGKVTDGMDVVHEIGSVDTDANDRPREDVVLESISVDYE